In a single window of the Silurus meridionalis isolate SWU-2019-XX chromosome 8, ASM1480568v1, whole genome shotgun sequence genome:
- the numb gene encoding LOW QUALITY PROTEIN: protein numb homolog (The sequence of the model RefSeq protein was modified relative to this genomic sequence to represent the inferred CDS: inserted 1 base in 1 codon), protein MNKLRQSFRRKKDVYVPESSRPHQWQTDEEAVRSGKCSFQVKYLGHVEVEESRGMHICEDAVKRLKTDRKFFKGFFTKAGKKAVRAVLWVSADGLRVVDDKTKDLILDQTIEKVSFCAPDRNFEKAFSYICRDGTTRRWICHCFMAIKDSGERLSHAVGCAFAACLERKQKREKECGVTATFDDNRTTFTREGSFRVTTATEQAEREEVMRQLQDAKKDSEAASGGTAGSTTNSAAASSPSSXPPQPVATQANQDANPHAIPRRHAPVDVLARQGSFRGFPALSQKTSPFKRQMSLRMNDLPSTMQRKSDFPIKNTVAEVEGEGEGDSISALCTQITSAFSGPTEDPFSLVPMPKPTSSPQSPAAQVNGSAPAFPAPPVSAAAAVAVNPPVLPPPLPARDTNPWAKVPTAPPVPANPGGDWPSPTPAAKAPLAANAVSHKRTPSEADRWLEEVSKSVRVQPPVARTATPPIQQPFPTPMHVAVAPVAFIPSMPSAVPTLPPHQPSFHAQAPASFPMSNGLHYAQPSVPVVGITPSQMVANVFGSATQTQPVPVPVPIPQTQLQPSPFSTPPLAQLDPRAVSGPFGKPPAPPPANPAVFHPPNGNATLNGTDSWAAPPLPAGHQTDAFEAQWAALENRSRQRTNPSPTNPFSSELHKTFEIQL, encoded by the exons ATGAATAAGCTACGGCAGAGCTTCCGCCGCAAGAAAGACGTATACGTGCCCGAGTCCAGCAGACCACATCAGTGGCAGACTGACGAGGAGGCAGTGCGCAGTGGCAAGTGCAGTTTCCAAGTCAAG tATCTAGGCCatgtggaggtggaggagtcTCGAGGAATGCATATCTGTGAAGATGCAGTGAAGAGGCTGAAGACA GACAGAAAGTTCTTCAAGGGCTTCTTTACCAAA GCAGGGAAGAAAGCAGTCAGGGCTGTGCTGTGGGTATCTGCCGACGGCCTGAGAGTCGTTGATGACAAGACAAAG GACCTGATTCTCGACCAGACAATAGAGAAGGTTTCATTTTGCGCTCCTGACCGGAACTTTGAAAAAGCGTTCTCTTACATCTGCAGAGACGGCACCACTCGCCGCTGGATCTGCCACTGCTTTATGGCTATCAAAGATTCA GGGGAGCGTCTGAGCCATGCAGTGGGCTGTGCATTCGCAGCATGCCTGGAGCGGAAACAGAAGCGAGAGAAGGAATGCGGGGTCACGGCCACTTTCGACGACAACCGCACCACGTTTACGCGGGAAGGCTCATTCCGCGTTACCACAGCAACAGAACAGGCTGAGCGAGAAGAAGTCATGCGGCAATTACAAGATGCCAAGAAAG ACTCTGAGGCTGCCTCCGGGGGCACAGCAGGCAGCACAACTAATTCAGCTGCTGCCTCCTCTCCCTCGT TCCCTCCTCAGCCTGTGGCCACACAGGCGAATCAGGACGCCAATCCTCATGCGATCCCACGCCGTCATGCCCCTGTGGATGTGCTAGCGCGCCAAGGCTCCTTCCGCGGCTTCCCGGCTCTCAGCCAGAAGACGTCGCCTTTCAAGCGGCAGATGTCGCTGCGTATGAATGACCTGCCCTCCACCATGCAGCGCAAATCTGACTTCCCAATCAAAAACACAG TGGCCGAGGtagaaggtgaaggtgaaggagatAGCATCAGTGCTCTGTGCACTCAGATCACATCAGCATTCAGTGGCCCCACAGAAGACCCCTTCTCCTTGGTTCCCATGCCCAAACCTACCTCTTCTCCACAATCCCCTGCTGCACAAG TGAACGGCTCTGCTCCCGCCTTTCCGGCTCCCCCTGTCAGTGCTGCTGCTGCCGTTGCTGTTAACCCTCCTGTGCTCCCACCGCCTTTGCCTGCCAGAGATACTAACCCCTGGGCCAAGGTGCCCACTGCGCCCCCGGTTCCAGCAAATCCAG GTGGTGACTGGCCCAGTCCTACCCCTGCTGCAAAGGCTCCACTTGCAGCAAATGCTGTCTCCCATAAGCGCACGCCATCTGAAGCAGACCGCTGGTTAGAAGAGGTTTCCAAGTCTGTACGAGTGCAACCACCTGTAGCCAGAACCGCTACGCCTCCTATTCAGCAGCCCTTTCCCACTCCCATGCACGTCGCTGTGGCCCCTGTGGCCTTTATACCTTCTATGCCCTCTGCAGTGCCCACTCTACCCCCACACCAGCCTTCCTTCCATGCTCAGGCACCAGCTTCTTTCCCAATGTCCAATGGGCTCCACTATGCCCAGCCAAGTGTACCCGTAGTGGGTATTACACCTTCTCAGATGGTGGCCAACGTCTTTGGTTCTGCTACACAGACCCAGCCGGTACCGGTTCCTGTGCCCATTCCTCAAACACAGTTGCAGCCTTCGCCGTTTTCTACTCCGCCTTTGGCTCAGTTGGATCCCAGAGCAGTAAGTGGACCCTTCGGAAAGCCTcctgcaccaccaccagcaaATCCCGCAGTGTTCCATCCACCCAACGGAAACGCTACGTTAAATGGCACTGATAGTTGGGCTGCGCCCCCTCTGCCAGCGGGGCATCAAACGGATGCTTTTGAAGCCCAGTGGGCAGCGCTAGAGAACCGTTCACGCCAACGCACCAACCCCTCCCCTACAAATCCATTTTCCAGCGAGCTTCACAAGACTTTCGAGATCCAACTGTAA